ATCTCGCGCTGGAGCGGCCACACCGCCCGAGATCCTTCGACTCGGACAGAGCCGCCGGCCAGCGCTCGCGCTCCGGCCGGCTCCGCTCAGCATGACATCAGAGGTGTGGCGGACTGCTGGCGGGTCATCCGGTCCCGCCCCTAGGCAGTCTCCGATCTGGTCGGCTGTCGCGCTGGCACTGTGTGGTTCGTCGCAACGGTGACGGATCGTGCGCTCCCCGTACCTCTCCGCGTTCTGTTGCCATCGTGACCCGCCCTGCCGAGCTTCGCGCAAAGCACGGGGCATCCCGCTGCGAATCCCTTGGCGTTGACGCTCGTAACAGCCTTTGCTACAGTGGAGAGGGCGGAATCCATACAGTGTCTGACAACGTTTAACGAGAATGACCACGCCCGATCGCGCGGCTTGTCGAGGGCCGGTCCGGGGCAGTGACCGGGCGAGTGTTCGGCGCAGTTGTGCGTGTGCACAGTGGTGGTAGACCAGCGCTCAGTGCTGGCCGCCCCGTGCGGTGTTGCGCGCAAGTGCCAGCCCGGACGGATTGCGTGATGCTTGGGAGCGGTTCCACATTTGGAGAGCCGGTGGCAGCACACGTGTTCATGGGACAATCCGGCCCCTGCTGCGCGATGGTGCCACACGTGTCTTCGTCCGAGAGCGGTTTGCGCGACATAAGTCCCGGCGGGCACGGATTCGTCCGGTCAATCGCCGGGCCGAGCCGAGAGGCCTGGCCCCTACTGGTGGAATCGGACGGCCGGGTGCTCTGGACGTGACGAGAGGCGCGATCGGTTCCATGCCGACGAACCCGGCGCGTCCGGATCCCGGTCGAGGGATGGCCGTGCACGGTTTATGGTGAGGAGGGGCAGTTCGAAATGCAGCGTGATTCCCAGCCGCTCATGAACCACAGACTCAGTCGCCGTTCGATGTTGCTGGGACTCGGGACGACCGTGATCGGTGGCCTGCTGGCGGCCTGCGGTGGCGGAGAGTCTGAGGAAACGACTCCGGCTGCCGCTGAGACGCCGACCCAGGCTGCCGCTGCGGAGACGCCTACGACGGCAGCCGCCACTCCGACCGCTGCCGCCAGCCCGAGTGCCAGCACGCCGTCGACGTCCACGTCCTCCGGTGAACCAGTCCGCGTCGGGGTGATCGGCACCATCTCGGGCGTCTACTCCACCCTTGGACAGAACATGGTCGACGGGATGCAGCTCTACCTCTCGGAGATCGAGTACCAGGCCGGTGGTCGTCCGATCGAGCTCATCATCGAGGACTCGGCGGGCAGCCCGGATCAGGCGCTGGCCAAGGCGCGGCAACTCGTCGAGCGCGACCAGGTGCACATCATCGCCGGAGTGACCTTGAGCAACGAGGCGGCCGCGGTCCGCGACTACATCGTCGAGGCGCAGGTCCCCTGGATCATCGGCAACGCCGGGTTGCCGGGGCTGACGCGCGACCCCAACATGCGGAGCCCCTACATCTTCCGCGTCTCCTTTGCCAACGGCCAGTACGAGGCGCCGTTCGGCGACTACGCCTACAACACCCTCGGCTACCAGCGGGTCATCGTCACGGCGCTCGACTACTCGGCCGGACACGACAAGGCGGGCGCCTTCATGCAGCGCTTCCGCGATGCCGGCGGTGAGATCGTCGGCGAGGTCTACGCGCCGATGGACACGCAGGACTATGGCCCGTACCTGCAGCGCATCCAGCAGATGGACGCCGATGCCGTCTGGGCTTTCTATTCCGGTGGTGATGCGGTACGCTTTGTGCTGCAGTACGCGGAGTTCGGTCTCAAAGACCAGTTCCCGCTCATCGGTGCAGGTGACACCGTGGACGAGAACATTCTTAACCAGCAGGGTGATGCTGCCCTGGACGTGGTCAGCACCCTGCACTACAGCCCGCTGTACGATTCGCCGGAGAATCAGGCCTTCGTCGAGGCCTTCGAGTCGACGTACGACGCCCAGGCGAATCAGTTTGCCTACCAGGGCTACCTCGCTGCCCGCGTGATCGCCGAAGCTTTGACGGCGACCGACGGGAACGCGGAGGATACGCAGGCGTTCCTGGAGGCCCTGAAGGGCGTGAGCTTCACCGGGCCCACCGGTGAGTTCCGCTTCCACCCCGAATCTCAGGGGGCGGTGATCACGGTGCTGGTGCGGCGCGTCGAGCAACTGCCCGACGGCAGCTACGGGAACGTCGTGATCGATGCGATTGGGAATGTCGATGACCTGTCGTTCTAGCGGCAGGCTGCAGGGGAGGGTAGCATGCCGATCAACGCGGCGAGCGTAGTCATCGGCCTGTCATACGCGAGCCTGCTCTTCTTGATCTCGGTGGGGCTGTCGGTGGTGTTCGGGTTGATGCGCTTCGTCAACCTGGCCACCGGCGCCCTCTACATCGTCGGTGGCTACGTTGCCTGGAGCGTGGCGAACCGGACCGACAACTTCTGGCTGGCGCTTCCGGCAGGGGCAATCATGGCGCTGATCATCGGCGTCGTGATCGAGCGAGGCTTCCTGGACCGGTTGCTCGGCAAAGAGTTGATGCAGGTCAGCCTGACGCTCGGGGTCGCGTACATCGTAGCGGATGTGACGCGCTGGATCTGGGGCGGCGACCCATTGCGGGTGCGCGCTCCTGAGATGCTGCGTGGCTCGACCCGCCTGTTCGGCTCCGTCTTCCCCACCTACCGCCTGGCGTTGATCGTGATCGGCGCCGTGCTGGCGATCATCGTCTGGTACCTGCTGGAGCGCACGCGCTGGGGCGCATATGTCCGCGCGGGCGTGGACGACATGGAGATGCTCGAGTGCCTCGGAGTGAACGGGCGCCGCGTCTTCTCCGTGGTCTTCGCGCTGGGTGCGCTCCTGTGCGGCCTCGGCGGAGCACTGGGCACGCCGGTGACCGGCGTTTCGCCGGGCATCGACTCGCAGATGCTGCTGATGGCCCTGATCGTGGTGGTGCTCGGTGGCCTGGGATCCGTACTCGGCGCGATCGTGGCGAGCGGCGTGGTCGGCATGGTCGACAACATGGTGCGGACCTTCTGGCCCGAGGCTTCGTTCTTCGTCGTCTGGGTGCTCGTCGCCCTGGTGCTGATCGTTCGGCCGCAGGGTTTGTTCGGCCGTGCGGTCTGAGGAGAGGCAGGGCGAAATCGGCATGCAACGCATGGGACTGGACGTACGCAGCGCGCGCTCACGCCGCCTGCTGGTGGGTGTTGTCGCCGCGGTCGCGCTCCTGGCAGCCCCGGCTGTGCTGCCCGACTACCCGCTGAGCGTCCTCACCGAGATCGTGATCTTCTCGCTCTTCGTGATGTCCCTGAACCTCCTGGTCGGGTACACCGGGCTGCCCTCGCTGGGCCACTCGGCCTTCTTCGGAACGGGCGGGTACGCTGTCGCCTTGCTGGCGATCCGCGCTCACCTCTCGGCGGTCCCGGCGCTCATCGTCGCGGTCCTCGCCGGGATCGCGCTGGCGCTCGTCACCGGCCCGTTCGTGCTCCGGACGAGCGGCGCGTACTTCCTCATCCTCACGCTCTCGCTGACGCAGGTACTCTTCGGGATCGTCTGGCTCTGGCGCGGGATGACGGGCGGCGATGACGGCCTCCCCGGCGTGCCCCGGCCCGAGCTTCCGTTCCTGACCGGCCTCGTGGGGAGCTGGACCAACTTCTACTACGTGGTGCTCCTCGTCGTGGCCATTGCCGTGGCCACCCTCTGGTGGATCGTGCGATCCGGCTTCGGCCTGACGCTCGTCGGGATTCGGGAGAACGAGCGGATCGTCGAGGGGCTGGGCTACCCCACCTGGTGGACCAAGTACATCGTCTACATCCTCGCCGGTGGCTACGCCGCCCTGGCCGGCGGGCTCTTCGCCTACTTCAAGGGCTACGTCGGCCCCGGCCAACTGAGCTGGCTCACGGCGGGCGAGGCGCTGGTGATGGTCATCCT
This genomic window from Sphaerobacter thermophilus DSM 20745 contains:
- a CDS encoding ABC transporter substrate-binding protein, with product MQRDSQPLMNHRLSRRSMLLGLGTTVIGGLLAACGGGESEETTPAAAETPTQAAAAETPTTAAATPTAAASPSASTPSTSTSSGEPVRVGVIGTISGVYSTLGQNMVDGMQLYLSEIEYQAGGRPIELIIEDSAGSPDQALAKARQLVERDQVHIIAGVTLSNEAAAVRDYIVEAQVPWIIGNAGLPGLTRDPNMRSPYIFRVSFANGQYEAPFGDYAYNTLGYQRVIVTALDYSAGHDKAGAFMQRFRDAGGEIVGEVYAPMDTQDYGPYLQRIQQMDADAVWAFYSGGDAVRFVLQYAEFGLKDQFPLIGAGDTVDENILNQQGDAALDVVSTLHYSPLYDSPENQAFVEAFESTYDAQANQFAYQGYLAARVIAEALTATDGNAEDTQAFLEALKGVSFTGPTGEFRFHPESQGAVITVLVRRVEQLPDGSYGNVVIDAIGNVDDLSF
- a CDS encoding branched-chain amino acid ABC transporter permease — its product is MPINAASVVIGLSYASLLFLISVGLSVVFGLMRFVNLATGALYIVGGYVAWSVANRTDNFWLALPAGAIMALIIGVVIERGFLDRLLGKELMQVSLTLGVAYIVADVTRWIWGGDPLRVRAPEMLRGSTRLFGSVFPTYRLALIVIGAVLAIIVWYLLERTRWGAYVRAGVDDMEMLECLGVNGRRVFSVVFALGALLCGLGGALGTPVTGVSPGIDSQMLLMALIVVVLGGLGSVLGAIVASGVVGMVDNMVRTFWPEASFFVVWVLVALVLIVRPQGLFGRAV
- a CDS encoding branched-chain amino acid ABC transporter permease, which produces MQRMGLDVRSARSRRLLVGVVAAVALLAAPAVLPDYPLSVLTEIVIFSLFVMSLNLLVGYTGLPSLGHSAFFGTGGYAVALLAIRAHLSAVPALIVAVLAGIALALVTGPFVLRTSGAYFLILTLSLTQVLFGIVWLWRGMTGGDDGLPGVPRPELPFLTGLVGSWTNFYYVVLLVVAIAVATLWWIVRSGFGLTLVGIRENERIVEGLGYPTWWTKYIVYILAGGYAALAGGLFAYFKGYVGPGQLSWLTAGEALVMVILGGAGTFWGPVLGATVVLLLRYEVSSFTQRWETILGLVFILAVLFLPEGLARLPDRIRSIRAKGRPTGAPAGQPAAEAVGSTAIAERSEQ